A section of the Nostoc sp. 'Peltigera membranacea cyanobiont' N6 genome encodes:
- a CDS encoding phage terminase large subunit family protein — MSKGLSDYIELENDSVSYLKLKNGGDIYLKNSSKEGTRSLDSITSQVYDESAFIADIESIYAASNASSALVENSSKILLSTPSAKSGFYWQRLSENNPEDIEKLCEQVASGNLYKDFPGFYYFQDSKGVLKVIIHWLAHPVFSKINDTYQGGYVQYRIDTDNISEEVAQREYNLKFIDPSVSVFNSDLVRNGAILEGFTEDINPDCDYYLGVDPSFYGDDYFSITVLEHNKKANIYKVVQNYRKRKQTTDYHLYQLGKIIDYWKPKRVCIESNSGQIIIAEQLEKSYPELNILQIRTTGDSKPVLINRIILALEKKILQYPENAVLVSELLNFRRIGKSMEASPHCHDDTVLSLAFALASCPMAKDIDNPFKDLNFDELIIE; from the coding sequence ATGTCTAAAGGATTGAGTGATTACATTGAATTAGAGAATGATTCAGTTAGTTACTTAAAGCTAAAAAACGGTGGTGACATTTACCTTAAAAATAGCTCTAAAGAAGGCACTAGAAGCTTAGATAGTATTACTAGCCAAGTCTATGATGAAAGTGCCTTTATCGCGGATATAGAGTCAATTTATGCGGCTTCTAATGCTTCCAGTGCTTTAGTAGAAAATAGTTCTAAAATCCTGTTATCAACTCCTAGCGCTAAATCAGGTTTTTACTGGCAAAGATTGAGTGAGAATAATCCAGAAGATATCGAAAAATTGTGTGAGCAAGTAGCATCAGGAAATCTATACAAAGATTTTCCCGGTTTTTACTATTTTCAAGACAGCAAGGGTGTTCTTAAAGTAATTATTCACTGGCTAGCACATCCAGTCTTTTCTAAAATTAACGACACTTACCAGGGCGGATATGTTCAGTACAGAATAGACACTGACAACATATCGGAAGAGGTCGCACAGCGCGAATATAATCTCAAATTTATTGACCCAAGCGTTAGTGTATTTAACTCTGATTTAGTCCGTAACGGTGCAATTTTAGAAGGATTTACAGAAGATATAAACCCTGATTGTGATTATTATTTAGGCGTTGACCCATCTTTTTATGGTGATGATTACTTCAGTATTACGGTATTAGAGCATAATAAAAAAGCTAATATTTATAAGGTTGTTCAGAACTACCGGAAACGGAAACAAACTACCGATTATCATTTATATCAATTAGGCAAAATAATAGATTACTGGAAGCCTAAAAGAGTTTGTATAGAGTCAAATTCCGGTCAAATTATTATCGCTGAACAGCTTGAAAAGAGCTATCCTGAGCTTAATATTCTACAAATACGTACAACGGGTGATAGCAAACCAGTACTGATAAATAGAATTATTTTAGCGCTTGAGAAAAAGATTTTACAATACCCTGAAAATGCTGTTTTAGTTTCAGAGTTACTGAATTTTAGACGTATTGGTAAATCAATGGAAGCAAGCCCTCATTGCCACGATGACACAGTTTTAAGTCTTG